A genomic window from Candidatus Kouleothrix ribensis includes:
- a CDS encoding PqqD family protein produces MERNPPTPSTDVTLQRVGNEAILHDQRNGRAHVLNATAARVWELCDGRATLDQIVAAFADTYSQPPDDVRADVVYILTKFRELHVLDRPPGD; encoded by the coding sequence ATGGAGCGCAACCCACCAACGCCGAGCACCGATGTGACCCTTCAGCGGGTTGGTAACGAGGCCATCCTGCACGACCAGCGCAATGGCCGGGCACATGTGCTCAACGCCACTGCTGCCCGCGTCTGGGAGTTGTGCGATGGCCGCGCCACACTCGATCAGATTGTTGCAGCGTTCGCCGACACCTACTCGCAGCCGCCCGATGATGTGCGCGCCGATGTCGTGTATATCCTGACGAAATTTCGCGAGCTGCACGTGCTCGATCGGCCACCCGGCGATTAG